The Saprospiraceae bacterium genome contains the following window.
TTGAATTGTGGGCTGGATTTGGTGAATATATAATTTCTATATTATTCGTTTTGTCTTTATTTGATCTTACAACAGTTGGAGCTAATTTGCATGAGGAATCATCAAACAAAGTATCTTTTACAATTTGGTATAATATCCTTGCTTTATATATTATGGAACCGCCTTCCCGAGGACATTGTTTTGCTACACTCAATAGTAGAACACCTTGCATACTATCGTAGTGAAAATCATCTTCCATTAGTTGTGTTAGATACAGATCATTTACAATTTGTTCGTTTGAATCAATTTTATTTATTGGGGTTATTATACTATTTAAATATATTAACGCGCTTTTCCCAGACAGGACTCTGGTTTTATAATCCCGAAGTACTTGCTGGTAATACAATGTAAGAGAATCTAATAATCCCATGCTAGTATCTCGCAAGGTTATATATTGTGTGCTGTCAGTCAGATTAGCAGACAAATAAAATAGGCTATCCAAAATTCGCATAGTATCTCTAGTGATTGCCAATTTACTTACTATAGACTCAATTGTGTCAAGTTCGATGTTTGAGTATTGCAATAAAGTATCAATTTTCCTAGCAATATTGTTAAAGTCAGCAATGGTACTGCTAGACGAGGCTGAATAAAAACTATCAATATATGCATTTTGACTATGACTGGAAGGGTCAAACCACATTCGTTCAAAAAGGCTTTTTCTGGATTCATAATCAAGTGAAAATCCAAATTCTCCAGATTTAAATTGACCTCTTGATACCAGAATGTCTGCAGAGTCTAATGGAGCAAAGCTTACATCATGGTCAGGACTAAGGAAAATAGGGTCGCAACCAGAATCTTCATTGCAATCTTCGGATTCTCCATCAGATAAAGTGAACCAACCAGGGCCACAATCAGCTTGAGTTGGCAATATCGTTGGAGGCCAAAGTGGTTGATCGCAAGATTCAATGTAAAACTTGGATTCATAGAGTATTATCGCATTTGTTAATCCTATTGCACTAGCTAAAGAATAATTATCATCATTCCAATTGTTTCCTCTGTCAAACTGCTTCCCAATAACTGATGAGTAATCTAAGTAAACTCCAGTTTCTTCTCCATCTATTACATTATGGGAAAAACAATTTAATCTCCTGCAATTTCCTGAGAATACGTATCCATTAGTAGCACCTGATACACCATTACAACAGTAAATTGTATTTGGAGTTACTTCACTGTAAAAGCAAGTAATATTTTCAAACTCATCTTCAACAATTACTGAGTTGTCTATTACAAAACAATCCTTTGAGTCTGTGTGTAAAATACCTATTCCCAAGGTTGCGGTCTGGGAAAGATCATCGAATCTGACATCATTGAAACCAGAACCGATATTTGTGACAGCATTATTATGAATTCCGGTTCCATTGGAATGAATATGGATATCGTTGTATTCAAGCACACCACCAATAGATCTATTTCCCACTAAGTTTAATTTTATACCAACTGAATTGTAGTTAGTGGTGGGACTGGTGCCATTTGTTGAAATTGGGCTATTAGTGCTAATCATCGGATAAATTAGACTATTTGCTTTGGATATTTCAATCCCTCTATTTCTAAAATATTGAATAGAATTATTTATAATGGTTGGAGAATTGAATGCTCCGCGGTCTAAAATACCCACATCAATGCTGTATATTTCATTATCATAAATATCTTTTAACCAAGAGCCATTTCCAGTAATTCCCCCCAAGCAGTTTGAAATAGTATTGTGTGAAGCAACTAAAGTGGTATTGAATGCAAGAATTCCTATTCCATCTGGTCCAGTGTAATCTCGATTGCTGTAATATGGAATTAAATTTGAAGCCGTTAGATAGTCGCATTGTATAGTACTGTTTTTAGCATATACACCAACACGCATGTGCTGTACGGTATTTGTGCCAAAGTATCCTGCCACAAGACTACCGATTTGAATATTTGCATTATTGATTTCAAAACCCGCAAAGGCTCTACTATTTGTACTTGGACTTATTCCAGAATATCCGCTAAATCGCAAAAGGCCATATATACCACCAATCGCTGGAGCGTCAAATGTATTTGAGAAAGCATTTAATCTAACGTTATGTATAGCGTTTGTTCCGGTTGTAGGAATGTAAACTCCAATATAATTGTGTAGGAAAGTATTGTTGTTTATCATAATATTTGCCGTTCCGGATGCTTTAACTGCATATTGGGCATCTTGTATAATTGTGCCATTCATTTCCAGGGTTCCACCTGTTGTTATATTTAAACCTCTCCATAAGGCATCACAACCATAGATTCCACCATTGTCTGTAACATTTCTAATAGTTAACTTCTTGCCACTAGGTACTCTGATTTCTGCACCTGCCTCCATTTCAAATCGACCACCTGTAATTAGAATATTTATATCGAGATATACAAAGCCTTTTACAATGTAGCACCCACTAGTAATAATTCCATTTCCTGGAACATAGCCAGAAATAGCTTTAGGCATATTTGAGCCATCACCTATTGTTCCAGTTGGGCTACCACCGCATGTGCAACTTGCATTTAGATCAGTTAATTTAACCATGCTTATTAATAGTATAAATACTAAAAGAGAAAGGGAAGATGGCCTTTTTCTTGAATTCAAGTTAGACATAAATTGTGGTTTAAAATTAAAGAAATAGAAATTTAAATTTGAATTACTTTAGGTAATTGCGTCAAAACTATGGTTACTATGGCTACAGGAATATTTATTTGTAGTAATTGTTGTTTGCTATTTGTAGTATTTTATTATTTGAGTATTATTGATAGGTTAGTTTTGCTTTCTGTTATTAAATTATTACAAATTATAGTAATGAATAATTACTATTTATAGTATTTTTATAATTATTTCGCAATTTGTAAATATTAAGATAATTGGATTATCAAATCAAATAGATATTTGTTTTGATATCTTAATTAATCACCATTTTTAAATTTCAAATTTATGCCAGAGTCTTTTAGCCCAACAACGGGCAGTTTTATTACTCTAAGTCAAGGGCAGGATATGGTCTCAGCCTGGATTACCTTGCAAGGAGATTTGAGTTTGTCTATAAATGAAGCAAATCCAAAAGCCTCCGCTTTTGGAAAAGACAGAATTCAGGAGATTTTAGATCAATCAGGTTGTGAAGGAATTCGGATTTATAACGGATATTATGATTCCAAGCGGCGTTTTGTCCTGGTTGGTGTTGATGAGAATGGAAATGATATGACGAGTGGAAATATTCTAGAATTCTCAACCCCATGTCCGCCTTATTGCGCCCCATTAACATCATTAGGTTGAATTTAATAACAACATTTTCGATATTTTCAACAGTTGCATTGGCAATTTATTGCTTATTGAAATTAAATAGATTTACTTTATATTATTGGATAGTAATTTATTGTATTATTAATGCTTCTGTTGAAATTATCGCATTTACATTTGCTATAAAGGGTCTTAATAATATATTATTTTATTACGTACTAATTTTTATTGAATTTTTTACAATAGTTCAATTTTTATATACTTCCTCTGAGGTTTTTTCAAATATTAAAAGATATATTTATTAATTTTTGCCTACACGTTATTATTGATTATTTTCTTTATATTTGACTCTACTGAGCATTTCAGTCCTTATTCTGGAATGTTTGAAGCTTTTATGGTCTTTTTATTTTGTTTGTTATACTTTGTAAATCAGATTAAAAATCCCATGTTTAAAAATATTGTTAAAGTACCAATGTTTTGGATTATTTCTGCTTTTTTAATATACTATGGTTGTTCCTGGCTAATTTTGCTAGGAACACAGCTATTACCCATTAAACAGGAACTATTTATTTATATTTGGGAGGGACAAAATATATTGAATATAATTAAAAACATACTAATTTTTGTAGGGTTTTTATGGATTCAATAGGAATTGAAAATTATATTCTTCTCTACACTTTACTTCTATTAGTATTTGTTTCTCTACTTATTGTATTTGTAGCAATTGTTCAAAATCGAGTAGCTAATAGAGAAAGCATTTTTGAAAAACAACTTACCGAGGCAATAATTAAATCTCAAGAAAATGAGCGCAAATTATTAGGAGAAGAATTGCACGAGGATATTTCTCCGGTGTTGGTGAGTGCGCTAATTAATCTCAATAGCTTAGTCGATAAATCAAATAATGATTGCGAAAATAATATATTAATTGCTATTAATAATTTAGAACTTGCAATTAGAAAAATTCGCACAATTTCTCATCAACTGCATCCAGCTGCTATTGAAAATTTCGGATTATTATTTGGTTTAAGTGATTTTTCAAAAGTAATCAATAATTCAAAAAAAGTTAATTTGGAATTACATTCGACAATTTGTGAATTAAATATTGGATCTTTTGAACAATTAATTATTTACCGAATTATTCAAGAGCTTATAATAAATGCGATTAAGCATGGAGGAGCAAAGTTTATAAAGTTAAGACTAGAATCCGATGAAGTTAATTTGCAAGTTTATTTGAGCAACGATGGAACGAAAATAAGTGCTCAAGATTATGCCGGTTGGTTGAGAAGTACAGAATCATTGGGCTTAAAAATATTGGAACAAAAACTGAAAATGCTTAGAGGATCTATATTGTTTAATACAAATGTATATTTGCATGATTATGATATATTTATTAAAATTCCTTTACTTTAGTTGCTATTTATGAATTATTCCTGCCCGATCAGAGTTGCTGTTATAGATGATCATAATATATTTAGAGCATCTTTTATTCGATTATTAGATGATTACAATGATTTAAATGTAGTCTTTGAATCTAATAGTGGAGAAGAATTACTTGAGAAATATAATTCGAATCTTATTGATGTGATAATTTTGGATTTGAACATGCCGAATCTTAATGGAATTGAAACTTGCAAACGAATCAGAGAAAGAGATAAAAACGTAAGAATTTTGATGTTGACTATGTATGATGAACCTAGCTTCGTTGTGAAGTCTTTCGAAGCCCAAGTCAATGGATATTTGGTTAAAACGGCAAAACCAAAAGAGGTTCATTTAGCAATCATGTCAATATTAGAAGAGGGAGTTTATTCTAATGAATTTGTAAAGGAAGCACTACTTAAAGATGTAATTAATAAAAATCATATTAACCCTTTGCGGGAGATGGCTTTGGTGGAATTCAGTGAGACTGAATTGAATTTATTAAGACTTATTTCTAAAGGAAAAACATCAAAGCAAATAAGTAAGGAATTATTTAAAAGCAAAGATTCAATTGATAAATATAGAACAGCATTGCTAAGAAAAACTAAATCCCATAATACTGCGGAGCTTCTTATGTATTGTGCCAAGCATAATATTCTCCTTTGAGTTTATCAAAATTAAGGCTTGCAAAATTACCATTTATAGTAATTGGAAAATGCTAAAAATAATTAATCAATATCATTCATTTCCGATACTTTTGTCGTAAGCGAGTATTTCATTTTGAAAATTATATTTGCTTTTAAGTTAAACTATTTTATTACTCTAGCTTTATCTAATGCCAAAAGAAATTAATTATCATGAAGTTTTAATAAGTCCTTTGACCTCTTTTATAAGTGAGATTGGAAAGGATATTGCTGAAGCACAGCAGGCAATGGATTCTCATTCACTAGAATTACAGAAAAGTATTGAAACAAGCATCCTGAATAAAGAGTTGCAGGATTTGGGATATCAAGCAACATGGTACCAAATACCCGAAGTCCAGGTTGAACTCAAAATGGCAGTCTATTACGAAGAAAATGAAACAACAGAAACAAATAAAAAGAAATTATTTTTTACTCCATTTAATGCTAAATATCAAAATAGTTATAATTATAAATCAGAGGGAAGCAGTTCAATCAAAGTTAGAATTGTGCCAGTTCCACAACCATTTTCATTGGAAATATTCAATAAAGTATAATGTGGCCGTTTAACTTAAATTCTAAACGCATTTCTAAGTTGGAATCCGATCTTGCATTAATAGAGGATAAAATAAAATTGATTGATCAAAAAATAAATTTATTTAGAGAAAACCCAGGGATTCAATTTACTGAAAACGAACCAATCGGTCAAAGGAACAAAAAAACAGTTGAAGATATTGCCGGATATTTTAAAGAGGCACTTAATAATGTAAACAATGAGTCAATTAAGTTTGCAGAAAATGAAAATGTACCAAGGTTCGAGATTGAAGATTTTGATGTCGAAATAAAGGGTGGAATTTCGCTCGAATCGGAAAAACTTTACTTTACTCAACTTAATCCTTCCGAATTAAATCCACAAAGTGTAAGCACAATCAAATTCTCAGTAAAACCAATTATGAAAACTAAAATTGATTAATTTCTATAATTAAAACCTCTTATTATGCCAAACAACGTTGGACAAGAATTATTAAATGTACCATTTCCGGAAATGGTACAAAAATTAGCCTTAGGTATCGCCGATGCTCAAACTAAATTGGATTTGAACAGCACTAAAGTGGCAAAATTCATGGCTGACACCAAAATTAAATTACCAAGTATTGCTGATCCGTCACAAGAAGTAGAATTCGCATTAATTGCTTTAGGTTTTTTCCCAGGATACTATCAATTTGCAGAATCTATTATTGAAGTAAAAATGGCCATTACAATGGCCACTTCTACCGAAGCTAAAATTGGTGTATCCGCTAGTGGAGGATTCGGACCGTTTACTGCATCTGTAAATGCATCTTATTCTAGTAAATATGACTATAAAGTGGAAGGTTCAAGCCTCCTTCGAGTAAGGTTGGTTCCTGTACCTCCTCCTGCTATGTTGCAAGAATATATGGAAGCTTTAATTAAAAAAATGTCCGCACCGCTTGAGGCTGAAAAAGACAATCAATTATAAATATTTGTGTGGATTGGAAGTCATGACAACCTACAAAATTTCACAGCCTTTGAATCCGCAGTTCATCCGCATCCTGCATTAGAGAAAGCGTTATGCTAATTTGCAAAGAAAGATTTGATACACAATTTCTCTTAAAAGAATAATTAAAATATAAACCCGTTTATATTTATATACAATTTTGAAATTAGGAATTTTCACTTCGCAATAAAATCTATTAACAAAATAAAAATTAAATAAATGCCAATTTATAGAATTTCGGGAGTTTGGAAAAATTCTAGCAATGTAATTACACATTATGCATTTCATACCGGTGGGCAAACCACAAGCAGAGCAACTAAAATATCAAAACCACAAGCGATTACTCTTTTAGAAACTTCCGGAAACAGTGCTACCACATGGGTATGGAATTATATTACTGCTGGGTGGAGTATCGGAGAAAATGTCCAGGTTGTAAATGGGTTCAATGGTAAATACTTAAGATCAAATCCTGACAACCAAAGAACAGATAATTTAGCTCATCTTATCGATTTTGATTGGATATCACCTTAGTTTTTAATTATCCTATCTAAAAATCAATTCCTCTAATTCATTAATTGAAATCAAGCTCATTAAATTTAATGTTGTGAGTATTAATTTAATATTTATGCATGCGAAGTTTAACAATAAAAAATCTTATTGAATTCAGAGGAAAGTCTGCTCGAAGTAAAAAGAATTTCGTGACCAGCCTAAAGGTTGATAAGGTGAAATTAGCTTCAGAAGGAGGTGGGGATTATTGGATTAGTTGCCTGAGTGCAATTAGCAATAGTTATAAGTTAAACGACTTAGAAGCTATCAAAGACAAAATTGATGAATTGAAGGCAAAAATGAATAAGACAGACTCTACTAGAATCAAAACAATGTATAGTAGAAATATTGAAATTTTATCGACGTATCAGGATTTTGACCTAAAAAAATGGAGAGCAACTAAAAAGTGGTCTTTCAAAAGAAGCATAAAGAAAAATCTGTTTTAATAATCAGAGGACTTCAAATACAAATTACTCCTCAGCATGTTTTTACAATTCTAGGTGATGATAAAACAGAAGTAGGGGCAATATGGTTCATTGCCAAATTGAATGGTTTTCGAATCGAGGAATTAGCAATGTTCTCGGACCTATTATATAGATACCTTAAGCTGCATTTCTCACAACAAAATGTACTCAATCCAAAGTATTGTATTGCAGTAGACGTATTTAAGAAATGTCAAGTAAATTACTTGCAAATTGAAAGGAAGGAAATACCATCCATTGTAAATTCAACTTTAAATGAAATAAGAAAATTAATGTAATGATATACACTGCTTAAAGCACATTATAAATACTATCAAAGTAGCAATTAGTTACGTCCAAAAATTAAATAACTTATTGATTAGATTTTAATTACGTTTTTCCAATCGATGGAGAATAGGAATTCAATTGCATCAACATTTTTATGATGCAAAATATTTGCGATGATATTTTATTGAAGGCTTCAAAATTCAAATCAAATAAAAAAAGGTATTTTATTTTTTTGGGTGACAGTGCCTTTGCCAATATAGATTTTTTAGGTAATGGAACAAGTGGTAGTCACTTTGTGATGATTGACTTTGGATTTTCAAATGTTTATGGGAGATTTAGTGCAATTAGATTTTGGATGGAATATCGGCATCGCGATAGCTTTTTTGTAGTTAATATTCTGGTAACACGAAAGAATTAATCAAAAAAAAATCCCTGTTTTTACAGGGATTGTGCAATAGATGTTTTTAGAATGGAAGGTGTTATTAGCCTTCAAACTGTTTCCGGTTTAAAATATAATCAACCGCTTTTTGAGCCTGTGAAGCAACCTTAAAGATAAATCGATTATCTTCCTTTAGAACTTTCAACCAATCATATAAATATGAAGAACTTCTTTGCAAAAGGGTATCATTATCAATTTGTGCTATTGAGCATAAATAAGAGCTTCCAAGCTCGGCAATGAGTTCCTCGGTGCTATAAACCACGCTTCCAAAAGTTTCAGAATTTACAATTCCTTCTCTATTAAGTCTAGATTTATGTCCGGTCGAATGAGCTAACTCATGAAATAAGCAAGCATAATATGCAAAGCTTGATTGGAATTGCTCCATCTTAGGCATATTAATATAGTCCTTTGAAGGTAAGTAATAGGCTTGATCGGAATCTATGAATTTAATCGGTGGTCTATTTGGCATGTTATCAATAATATCTTCACAAGTTCGGATTTTCTCATTTGGACTCAGTTCTAAATCCTGCATTCCTATTGATATACCTTCCGCATCTTCAATATTGAAGACAGGATAGTATTTAATTAGACGAGAGACTTCTACCTTTATTTTACTCTTTATCATCTCCTTAGCTTCATTTTCACTCAGTCTACTACCTTCTAAATTCTTATATACCAAATTAAAGTAAATGACCTTCTCCGCTTTCGCTCCTAATCTCAAAACGCCTCCTAATTCCTTAACCTGCTTATAAGTCAGAAAGTAAGGAATTCTATGCTCTGAAAAATTCATCAAGATGTAATTGATACCTTTATATATATGACCAGAAACATAGTTTCTAGCCAAACCATAGGAATTCCAAGGTTTATGCCAAGGAGCAACTCCGGAATCTAACATTTTTATAATTTTATTCGTCACCTCATGATATAAGTCTATCTTCGGAATCGGAGAACCAATGACAGCTTCTTCGCTATTATTATTTTTCATTTCAATCAAATTTAGAGGTTAGTGAATTAGAGCATTCCTTCGTCAGCGAAGGAATAAAATCCGGATTGTGGTGTAAGAATGATATGATCAATTAGTTGAATGTCATGGAATTTTCCAATCTCTTTCAACTTTCTGGTCAACTCAATATCTTGGGTGCTTGGTTTAGAAGAACCTGAAGGATGGTTATGCCCGGCAATAATTCCTACAGCAAGACCTTTCAATGCAGTGGCAAATAAAATCCGTGGATCAGCTACAGTTCCAGTCAATCCGCCACGACTTAGTCGTAATAGACCTTTTACATAATTTGCTCGGTTAAGGAACAACACATTGAATTCCTCAACCAACTCCATATCATCACCCCAATTAATCCGGAATATCTTTTCTGCATCCGAAGAATTATTAACTCTTAGATGGTTAGATAATGGTAAATTGGATTGATACTTAACCTTTACTTCAGCTACTTGCAAAAGTGGAGGTATTTGGCTCTCGCCATTTTGATTTTTCATAATTACTGGTTTAAATTGTTAAAGAATAATTCCAAACCAGTGTAATATTGACGATGCATTAAACCAAGATGGTAGAAATTGTCATCTTGGCAATTTTCATTTATGCATCAATGATATTTAAATAATAATTTATTACTGTAGATTAAGTTAATAAATGCAACTCTTAATTAGATAAGCTCATTTTCACTCGCAATTGTTTCATCATTACATGTTGGACATAATGGATGATCTTCATGAAATGATTCACATGGATCGCTATTATCTATTCTCATAAAATTTTGAGAAAGAAACCTAATAAGTGCATCTCTTTCGGTTGGATAATCTCTATTTTCAATATTGCAATCTTCCTCAAGAGAAGTTGCCTCAACCGTGTATTGATTTTCGTTTTTGCATTTCGATATTTGGATAATTCCTTGCTTCAAAGATTTATTACAAGAAACATTGAATGTCCAACCAGAACATGTTCCACATTCTGTTAAAAAAAAATTATTATTAGTTTCAAATTCTCTTATTTCCATTGAATTGAATTAAAAATTAATGAAGAAGTAAAATTACGGGTTAAAACCAATTATTCACAAAATTAGTGTATTTAATTCTAAATTACAAAAGGTAAAGCACTGAATTTTAATATTTTAGCTATATTTACCCATGAAATTAATAAAATTTAACCAAACCGGAATCCAATTGTAATGAACCCTTAAAAATGCTATACTAAATTACGTTCAATCAAACAAAGAAACACGATAAAACAATATGGCCAATTCAAAAGAAGCAAAAGCCAGAATCAAAATAAATAAACTCCTTGAAGATGCCGGATGGAGTTTTTTTGACAGTGAAAAAGGCTTCTCCAATATTGCTCTGGAAATAAATGTCAAAATTGCCAAGTCCTTTACTGATCAACTCGGTGATGACTTTGAATCTGTAAAAAAAGGTTTTATTGATTTTCTTCTTTTAGATGATAATGGATTTCCTTTAGCGGTATTGGAAGCCAAAAAGGAAGACAAGAATCCTCTTGATGGCAAAGAGCAAGCTAGAAGATATGCACAATCTCAAAATGTACGATTCATAATTTTATCAAATGGTAATCTCCACTTTTTCTGGGATTTGGAACGTGGTGATCCGGAAATCATTACTGAATTTCCTACCCAAGAATCATTAAAACATCGTCAGGGATTTCAACCAAACAATAAAAGATTAACAGAAGAAAAAGTAGATTCCGATTACATTGCTTTAACTCAAAATGCTAATTTTAAAAATGACCCTCTCTACCAAAATGAAGCAACAAGAGATCAATATCTCTGGGATGAAAATTTGCGGATTTTACGACCATATCAGTTAAGAGCAATTCACGCACTACAAAGATCAGCCGGAGAAGGCAATGACCGCTTTCTATTTGAAATGGCAACTGGAACCGGAAAAACCTTAATTTCTGCTGGAGTAATAAAACTCTTTTTAAGAACTGGTAACGCAAAACGCATTCTTTTCCTTGTTGATCGGCTGGAACTAGAAGGACAAGCAAAGAAGAATTTTGATAGATATTTAAGTAATGATTTTACCCTAGTTGTTTATAAACAAAATAGAGATGATTGGAAAAAGGCGGAAGTTGTTATTACAACAGTTCAAAGTTTATCGACTCAGAATAAATATAAAAAACTCTTCTCACCAACGGATTTTGATTTAATCATTGCTGATGAATCTCATAGAGCAATTGGTGGAAATTCTAGAGCAGTCTTTGAATACTTTGTAGGATATAAATTAGGACTTACCGCAACTCCAAAAGACTACCTCAAGAATATTGATTCCGAGAAGTTATCTCAGAAAGACCCTCGTGCTTGGGAGCGTCGCCAGCTATTGGATACATATATGACATTTGGGTGTAAAAATGGAGAACCTACTTTCCGGTTTAGTTTATTAGATGGAGTAAAAGATGGTTTTTTAATAAACCCAATTGTTTCTGATGCACGAACTGACATAACAACAGAATTACTTTCCGAAAAAGGTTATTCCATAATGGTGGACAACGAAGAAGGCGGAGAAAGTGAAGAATCATTTTTTCAAAGAGACTTTGAGAAGAAATTCTTTTCTGAAAAAACAAATACTGTATTTTGCCAGGCCTTTATTGAAAATGCACTTAGAGATCCTATTAGCGGAGAGATTGGTAAAAGTATTATTTTTTGCGTGAGTCAAAAACATGCATCAAAGATTACCCAGATTTTGAATCAATTGGCAAGTCAATTATGGCCTGGTAAATACAATTCTGATTTTGCTTTGCAAATAACTTCAAACATCCAGGATGCACAACAATTCACAATAAACTTCGCCAATAACAACTTAAATGGTCACACCAGAATCTTAGATAATTACAAATCTAGCAAGACCAGAGTTTGCGTTACGGTAGGTATGATGACCACTGGTTATGATTGTGAAGATATTTTAAACCTCGCCTTGATGCGTCCTATTTTTTCACCAACGGATTTCATACAGATTAAAGGGAGAGGCACTCGCAAGCACAGCTTTGAATATACAGATGAGTACGGAGAAAAACACAAAGCGACCAAGCAAAATTTCAAGTTCTTCGACTTCTTTGCCAACTGCGAATATTTTGAAGAAAAATTTGACTACGATGAAATTTTAAAAATTCCAATAAAACAAAAAAGTACAGGTGGCAGTGATCCTAAGGGTGTTGATATTGACCAGATAGAGATTTTTAATCCTGATAAAGTTAAGTCAATCATGGAGACACCTATAGGAATTGAAGGAATGAAGGTTGACCGTAAGTTATTTGAGAAAGCCAGAGAGGAATTACATAAGGATACTGAAGTAAAATCAGCTATTGAAAATGAGCAATGGGAAAAAGCCATACAGATAGTTCGAGATAAGTATGAGGATAAACCTCAATTGTTTTTGAATCTTGATAAAATACGGAAAAGCGAAAACCTTGATCGCCGGATTACATGGCGGGAATTTCTGGAACGTGCATTTGGCTTTATCGATGGATTTAAATCCAAAGACGAAAAGATCGAAGATGAGTGCGATAAATTTATTTCAATATACAAGCCGGAAAGTAAATATGTACCCCACATCAAAAATTACCTAAAGGCGTATGTTGCAGATGATAAATTCCGCCAAATAATTAATAACAAGCATTTTGCCGATCTGAATGTGTATGGTGGATTCTCCATGTCGGAATTCAAAGCACTGAATGGATGGAGGGAAACTATTCCTGATTACGTAAAAGATTATGTTCCTATTAATCAATATCTATAATTATGGCGAATCTGACGACAAAAGAAAAGCAAATACTTGAAAAACTATTCCAAATGAATAGTGGCTATGTACTTAATTTCTCGGATAGGACAATGGGTGAGTTTTTTAGGGATGATGTAGATATTGATATCTACAATAAGGAATATATTTATGCAAGTGGCTCTAAGGCCAACAGAGTTCGTGGGTTTTGGCTCAATGCAGATGATAAAATAGTAGGAAAAAGTATAGTAAAGCTTATAGAATATATAGAAAATCAAATTAATCTAGGTAAATTAAATCAAGAAGATTTTTCAAAAAAAGTAATCTTAGAGGCAAAATCAATCTCTGAAAAACTTATTGACGGAAAATTAATAATAGAAACAAAGTCAGAAGCAAGTTTTAAAAAT
Protein-coding sequences here:
- a CDS encoding T9SS type A sorting domain-containing protein; translated protein: MSNLNSRKRPSSLSLLVFILLISMVKLTDLNASCTCGGSPTGTIGDGSNMPKAISGYVPGNGIITSGCYIVKGFVYLDINILITGGRFEMEAGAEIRVPSGKKLTIRNVTDNGGIYGCDALWRGLNITTGGTLEMNGTIIQDAQYAVKASGTANIMINNNTFLHNYIGVYIPTTGTNAIHNVRLNAFSNTFDAPAIGGIYGLLRFSGYSGISPSTNSRAFAGFEINNANIQIGSLVAGYFGTNTVQHMRVGVYAKNSTIQCDYLTASNLIPYYSNRDYTGPDGIGILAFNTTLVASHNTISNCLGGITGNGSWLKDIYDNEIYSIDVGILDRGAFNSPTIINNSIQYFRNRGIEISKANSLIYPMISTNSPISTNGTSPTTNYNSVGIKLNLVGNRSIGGVLEYNDIHIHSNGTGIHNNAVTNIGSGFNDVRFDDLSQTATLGIGILHTDSKDCFVIDNSVIVEDEFENITCFYSEVTPNTIYCCNGVSGATNGYVFSGNCRRLNCFSHNVIDGEETGVYLDYSSVIGKQFDRGNNWNDDNYSLASAIGLTNAIILYESKFYIESCDQPLWPPTILPTQADCGPGWFTLSDGESEDCNEDSGCDPIFLSPDHDVSFAPLDSADILVSRGQFKSGEFGFSLDYESRKSLFERMWFDPSSHSQNAYIDSFYSASSSSTIADFNNIARKIDTLLQYSNIELDTIESIVSKLAITRDTMRILDSLFYLSANLTDSTQYITLRDTSMGLLDSLTLYYQQVLRDYKTRVLSGKSALIYLNSIITPINKIDSNEQIVNDLYLTQLMEDDFHYDSMQGVLLLSVAKQCPREGGSIIYKARILYQIVKDTLFDDSSCKLAPTVVRSNKDKTNNIEIIYSPNPAHNSITLELIDLKQNEEFSIAILDLNGRDKFTQKITNPKSRNVTLTIPDNLYGIYIATIKGKDDEILHKQKLVFVGNR
- a CDS encoding response regulator transcription factor encodes the protein MNYSCPIRVAVIDDHNIFRASFIRLLDDYNDLNVVFESNSGEELLEKYNSNLIDVIILDLNMPNLNGIETCKRIRERDKNVRILMLTMYDEPSFVVKSFEAQVNGYLVKTAKPKEVHLAIMSILEEGVYSNEFVKEALLKDVINKNHINPLREMALVEFSETELNLLRLISKGKTSKQISKELFKSKDSIDKYRTALLRKTKSHNTAELLMYCAKHNILL
- a CDS encoding DUF3892 domain-containing protein — its product is MPIYRISGVWKNSSNVITHYAFHTGGQTTSRATKISKPQAITLLETSGNSATTWVWNYITAGWSIGENVQVVNGFNGKYLRSNPDNQRTDNLAHLIDFDWISP
- a CDS encoding DUF1738 domain-containing protein, with the translated sequence MKNNNSEEAVIGSPIPKIDLYHEVTNKIIKMLDSGVAPWHKPWNSYGLARNYVSGHIYKGINYILMNFSEHRIPYFLTYKQVKELGGVLRLGAKAEKVIYFNLVYKNLEGSRLSENEAKEMIKSKIKVEVSRLIKYYPVFNIEDAEGISIGMQDLELSPNEKIRTCEDIIDNMPNRPPIKFIDSDQAYYLPSKDYINMPKMEQFQSSFAYYACLFHELAHSTGHKSRLNREGIVNSETFGSVVYSTEELIAELGSSYLCSIAQIDNDTLLQRSSSYLYDWLKVLKEDNRFIFKVASQAQKAVDYILNRKQFEG
- a CDS encoding JAB domain-containing protein yields the protein MKNQNGESQIPPLLQVAEVKVKYQSNLPLSNHLRVNNSSDAEKIFRINWGDDMELVEEFNVLFLNRANYVKGLLRLSRGGLTGTVADPRILFATALKGLAVGIIAGHNHPSGSSKPSTQDIELTRKLKEIGKFHDIQLIDHIILTPQSGFYSFADEGML